The genomic window CGCGACATTGGCATCCTTGTCATTCGCATTGAGGATGCAGGCGGTCTCGTGCGAGAGCAAAGTGCGATCCTGCGACACGCTCTGCGAGGGAATATAGCCTTCCGGAATGGCCCAGCGCTTCCTGCCGATTGCATCCATGCCTGCCTCTCTCGATTATGCTCCCGGAACCGCGCGCGGGAAGCCGAATGAGCGTTGCGGTTGAATCGCGGTATCTTGCGGAGGCACCTTATCCTCCGTCTCGCCGGTCAGAACGGACAGGAAGCGATCCGGCCAGTCGTTGATGTCGTTCTGGGAAATGATCCGGAACAGCGCGTCGTGGCGGGCGCGGCGTTCCTCAATCGGCATTGACAGCGCGCGAGCGATGGTCGCGCCGACCGATGCCGTGTCGTAGGGATTGACCAGAAGCGCCGGCTTACATTCCAGCGCGGCGCCGGCGAAGCGCGAGAGAATGAGCACGCCCGGATCTTCCGGATTCTGCGCGGCGACATATTCCTTGGCGACGAGGTTCATGCCGTCGCGCAACGGCGTGACCAAGGCGGCGCGCGCCGCATGATAGAGGCCGGCAAGCGCGGTGCGGCTATGCGTGCGGTTGATGTAGCGGATCGGGGTCCATGAGGCTTCGCCATAATTGCCGTTGACCTTGCCCACCTTTTCGCTGACCAGTCGCTCCATCGCCGCATATTCCTGGATGCTGGACCGGCTTTTCGGCGTGATCTGCAGATAAGTGACGTTGTTGTGCCATTCCGGATTGGCCGCAAGAAACTGCTCGAAGGCGTCGATACGGGCGTCGATCCCCTTTGAATAATCGAGCCGGTCGACGCCGATGATCATGGCGCGGCCGGACAGGCTGGTCAGAACGCCGTTGACGAAGGACGAGCGCGCGGCGCGGCGCGCCATGCGGCTGAAGGATTCCACTTCGATGCCGACCGGGAATACGCCGATCTTCATCAGGCGCTCGCCGGTGTCGAAAACCCAGCGGGTTTTTTCCGGATAGCGGCATTCGGTCTCGACGTAACGCGCAAAATTCGCCGCGTCGATCTCGGTCTGGAAGCCGGCCAGGTCGTAATGGCTGAGCGCCCAGACGATGCGCTCATGCTGCGGCAGGGCGGTGATGATCTCCGGCGGCGGAAACGGCGTATGCAGGAAGAAGCCGATCTTGTTCCTGTGCCCGCGTTCGCGCAGCGCCTTGGCCAGAGTGAGGAAATGATAGTCGTGCACCCAGACGATGTCGTCAGGCCTCAGAATCTTGTGCAATTCATAGGCGAAATGCTCGTTGACGCGCAGATAGCCGCCGAGATCGCGGCGCGTGAATTCCGCAAGATCGAGCCGGTAATGCAGGATCGGCCACAACACGCGGTTGGCGAAGCCGTTGTAATATTCGTTGTAATCTTCCTTCGGCAGATCGGTGACGACATAGGAAATCTTGTCGGCCTCGATGGTCTTGGTCTCCAGGCTCTTGTTGGCAACGCGTCCGCTCCAGCCGAACCAGATGCCCGGATGTTTCTTCAGCGCCGCAAGCACGGCGACCTCGAGCCCCCCGGCGCGGCTGCCCGCGCGCGGAATGGCGACCCGATTGGATACAATCACTAGCCGCGCCAATATCTGTCCTCCCAGCTCCGCGACAGACGCATCGCAGTGAGTACCAAACCGGCCATGGAATAGGTCTGCGGAAAATTGCCCCATAATTCGCCGGTCTGCAAATGGATGTCCTCGGACATCAGGCCATAGCGGTTCCGATAGCGGAGCGAATCCACGAAAAGCTCGCGCGCCTGGTCGCGGCGGCCGAGCGCCCAATAGGCGTCTATCAGCCAATAGCGGCAGATGAGGAAAGCGGCTTCCGGCATGCCGAAATCATCCGGGCTGGCATAGCGCATCATGTGCTTGCCGCGCAGCAACTCGCGCTCCATGGCCGCCACCGTCTTCATGAAGCGGGGGTCACTTGCGTCCACCACGCCCAGCTCAGGCAGCAGCAGCACCGCCGCATCGAGATCGTCGGCCCCGAAAGCGGCGGTGAAGGCCTGACGTTTCTCGCACCAGGCCTGCTCGATGATGGCCTTATGTATGCGGTCGGCGACGTCGTTCCAGTAGACCGCGCGCTCGCGCAGGCCCAGTCTTTCGGCGATGGCGGCGAGGCGGTTACAGCCGGCCCAGCACATCGCGACCGAATGCGTATGCACGCGCTGGCGGCCGCGATATTCCCAGATGCCGGCATCCGGCGTGAGCGCGTAGCGCTCGGCTTTCTCACCCAGCGTTTCCAGCAGACGAAACAGCGTTTCGTCGCCCATGCGCGGCAGCCGTCGATCAAAGAACATCGGCATCGCGGCAAGGATGATGCTGCCGTAAGTATCGTGCTGCGCCTGCACGGCGGCGGCATTGCCCAACCGGACGGGTCCGTCGGCGCGATAACCCGGAAGCTTGTCGGGAATCCATTCGTCCATCGGGTCGGACGGCACCACGCTGTAAACCGGACGCAGACTGTCCATTTCCTCGGACACCAGATTGAGGATGTAGAAGATGAAATCTTCCATCGTCTGGGTCGCGCCGATGCGGTTCAGCGCCTTGACCACGAAATGCGCGTCGCGCAGCCATACATAGCGGTAATCCCAATTGCGGCCGGTGCCCGGCGATTCCGGAATCGATGTCGTATGCGCGGCGATGATGCCGCCGGTCTCCTCGAAATTGCTGAGCTTGAGCGTAATGGCGGCGCGGATCATCGCTTCCTGCCAATCATAGGACAGGTTCAGCCGCCGCACCCATTCGTGCCAATAGGCTGTCGTGCGATCGAGAAAATCCCGGCAGGTCGGCGCCAGCGCGCCGGGGAACGGCTCGTCAGCGCCGAACACCATATGCAAAGGCCGGCTCAGCACAAAGGGAGTTTCGCCTTCGATATAGGAGAGCGGCGCATCGGTGGTGAGGCGCAACTGCGTGCCGGCGCCCCAATAGCGGATGTGGTTGCTGCCGAGCGAATAGTTGGTGATGGGATGGCCGTAACCGAAGGCCGGGCGGAAACGGATGGAAATCCGCGGCAGCCCGGCCGCAGGCTCGACGATGCGGATCAGCTGCGGCGCGCGATAGATGCGGTCGAAATTCTGGAAGCGGGGCGCAAAATCCGTAATGCGGACTGCATTGCCCTTGCTGTCGGTCAGCGTAGTGACGACGACGGGCGTATTGCGTAGATAGTCCGATGCGACTTCGGCGAGATCGTTGAGGACAATGTCGGTGAAACCCTTTTCCTCGTCGCCGGCGAGCAGACGACAGAAGACGGGATTGCTGTCAAAGCGCGGAAAGCACCACCAGGTGATGCGCGATCCCGGCTCGATCAGAGCCGCGGTGCGTCCGTTTCCGGTGATGGCGAGATCGAGCCCATAATCGGTCATCTCGCCTCCTGGCGGTCGCTCAGGCGCTGCAGCCAGAGCCGGACGTCTTTGGGACCGTCGAAATTGAAGGACGCGCCAGGCACGATGCCTCCGACTGATACACCGATTCCGGAGAAACGCGGAAGAACGGCGAAGGCGGCTTCATCGGTCACGTCGTCGCCGACAAAGACCGGCCGGCGTCCGGCAAAGGGCGCGAACGACATCAAGTCCTGCAGACCGGAGCCCTTGTCGAAGCCGCGCGGCTTGATCTCGATGACGGATTTTCCGGGTAGGATGCTAAGGCCGTCGCATCCATATTTCTCGCAGATGGCGGCGACCGACTTGATCACGGCGCCGCCGAGTTGCGGCGCCAGCCGGTAATGGATGGCGAGCGAATAGTCCTTGTCCTCGATGATGATGCCGGAATCGAGTTCTCCGATCTCGATGAAGCGCCGCCTGAGTGCAGGATCGAGCGGCGAAGACTGCATGCGATGGGGTGTCGCGTCCGGGCTGATGCGGATTTCGGCGCCGTGGCCGCCGACGGCCGCCAATCGCAGCGGATCGAAAATATAGTCGATATCGGCGAGCGACCGGCCGCTGATCAGCCCGAGCGCGCCGCCCAGCCGCTGCGCGAGCCGCGCCAGCATGCGACGAAGCTCGGGCGAGACATGCACGTCATGCGGCTTGGGGGCGATATCAAGCAGGGTCCCGTCGATGTCGAGCAGGATAGCCGTCTCATCGAAGGCGATGGGGAAATCAACTGCCGTGCTCCGGCCGTCTATTTCCTCCGGCAGTTGCGGTTCCTCGACTCCGCCGGCTTCAGCGGGCGTATTCAGGTTTGCGGGGTTTGGTGAAATGATCTGTGACATCCGTCTGGCGGCAGGTGGGGGTTTTGTCGTGCAAAAGGTAACGATAGGAACTCAGCCGGGCAAAAGCGTGACCGGGATGGCTGCCGGGCCCGCATTGCGGGACGATTTGCGGGCTGGTCTGAACGGCTGTGTGCGCGGACATGGCTTTAGCTGCAAAGATAACCCAGAGCAGCGCGATGAGTTCCATTGCACCGCAACAAGCGCCTGAACCGCAAGGTCTTCTTGCGCGGCCAGGCGGCGGCGCGAACCGCCCAATTGCTGACCAGTCATGCATTTTCCGGCTTTGCATCTTTTAACCAATTGGTTAAAAGATGACCCGTCTACATTGTCGTACCCTCAAGCCTATGGTCCGCAGCCTCACCGTCCGTCGTATTGAATTTACCGAGCGGCCCGTGCGCTTCGACGCCACGCGTGCGCAGGGCGCGCCGCCGAACTGATGGTGCCGAAATGGTTCAATAAGGATGCAGGCATGACGCCCGAGCAGACGGTCGAACAATTGCGCACGGCGCTGAATGTCGCGCGCGACCTTTATCTGTCGCGCGGCACATTGCCGAGCGACGGCCATCATTATGTCGATGGCTTCGCCGACACGCCGCAGGCGGAAGCGCGCGCCTTTCTCGCCGCGCATCCTGACTTGTATGAAGAGCGCGACGGCATTGTCCGGCTCATCATCCGTGACGGGAAAATCTCAACCGGCTCGCTCAGGCAGGCCGGCTTTGCATCCGGCGTCGACCCTGCAAAGGTCGGCGTGATACGACACAACGACACTCAAATGAAAGAGGAAGCGCGAACGTGAGCAGCAAGCGTCTTGGCATCATCATGCACGGCGTCACCGGCCGCATGGGCATGAATCAGCATCTGATCCGGTCGATCCTGGCGATCCGCAAGGCCGGCGGTGTGACCTTGTCGGACGGCAGCAAGGTGATGCCGGACCCCATTCTCGTCGGCCGCAACCCCGACAAGATCAGCGCGCTGGCGCAGCAATATGGTGTGTCGCGCTGGGCCACCGATCTCGACAAGGCGCTGCTCAATCCGGAGGATGAAATCTTCTTCGACGCCGGCACAACGCAGATGCGACCCGGCCTCCTTGAGAAGGCGATCAAGGCCGGCAAGCACATCTATTGCGAGAAGCCGATCGCGACCGATCTGGCCGCCGCGATCAAGGTCTGCAAGCTGGCGAAAGAGGCCGGCGTGAAGAACGGCGTGGTGCAGGACAAGCTGTTCCTGCCCGGACTGCTCAAGCTGAAGATGCTGCGCGATTCCGGATTCTTCGGCCGCATGATCGCGGTGCGCGGCGAGTTTGGTTACTGGGTGTTCGAGGGCGACTGGCAGCCGGCGCAGCGTCCGTCCTGGAATTACCGTGCCGAGGATGGCGGCGGCATAATCCTCGACATGGTCTGCCACTGGCGTTACGTGCTCGACAATCTGTTCGGTGAAGTGAAGAGCGTGTCGTGTCTCGGCGCGCGGCATATCCCCGAGCGCTGGGACGAGGCCGGCAAGAAATACAAGGCGACGGCCGATGACGCGGCTTATGCGACATTCGAGCTTGCCGACGGCGTGATCGCCCACATCAACATGTCCTGGGTGACGCGCGTCTATCGCGACGATCTGGTCACGTTCCAGGTCGACGGCACGCAGGGCTCTGCGGTCGCGGGCCTCACCGACTGCGTGATTCAGCCGCGACAGGGTACGCCGCGCCCGGTCTGGAATCCCGACGAGAAGCAATCGATCGACTTCTACTCGACGTGGCAGCCGGTGCCGGACAACACCTTTTATGACAATGGGTTCAAGACGCAGTGGGAGATGTTCATCCGCCATGTCGTCGAGAATGCGCCCTACAAGTACACTCTGGTCGAAGGCGCCAAGGGCGTGCAACTGGTCGAGAATGCATTGCAGAGCTGGAAGGAGCGCCGCTTCGTCGACGTTCCGGCGCTGAAATTGTGAGGCTGTCATGAACCGCTATGAACGCCCGCAAACCGGACTGGCCATCGCGCTGCCGCGCGCGGACCGCACGCTGGATGCGTTCCGGCTCTCGGAGCCGGGGAATTTCCCGTCGAAAGTGCAGGGGCCGCTGAACCGCATTTCATTCGCGGCGGCGCATGTCGTCGCCGATCCGCTGGCCGACAACAATCCCTGGCTCGACACGGCGGTCGACTGGGACCGCACCATCGCGTTCCGCGAGCATCTGTGGGATCTCGGCTTCGGCGTTGCGGAGGCGATGGATACCGCGCAGCGCGGCATGGGCATGAGCTGGCCGGACTCGCTGGAGCTGATCCGGCGCTCGGTCGCGGCGGCGAAGCCGCGCCAGGGTCTGGTGTTCTCCGGCGCGGGCACCGATCAGCTTGTGGTGGAAAACGCGAAAACGCTCGATGACGTGATCCGCGCCTATGAGGAGCAGATTTCCGCGATCGAATCTTTCGGCGGCCGCATCATCCTGATGGCCTCGCGTGCGCTGGCGAAAGTCGGAAAATCCGGCGACGATTACGCCAAGGTCTATGGCCGCATCCTCTCGCAGGTGAAAGAGCCGGTGATCATCCACTGGCTCGGCGACATGTTCGATCCGGCGCTCGCCGGCTATTGGGGAACGCGCGATCTGGACAAGGCGATGGACATTGCCGTGGAGATCATCAATGCGCATGCGTCCAAGGTCGACGGCGTGAAGATCTCGCTGCTCGACAAGGACAAGGAAATAGCGATGCGCCGCCGCCTCGCCAAGGGCGTGCGCATGTATACCGGCGATGATTTCAATTATGCCGAGCTGATCGCCGGCGATGCGCAGGGCTATTCCGACGCGCTGCTCGGCATTTTCGATGCGATTGCGCCTGCTGCGTCTGCGGCCTTGGTGGCATTGGCGAAGAACGACAGGGGGCAATTCGACGCCATTCTCGAGCCGACGGTGCCGCTGTCGCGGCATATCTTCCGGGCGCCAACCCGCTTTTACAAGACCGGCGTCGTGTTCATGGCCTATCTCAACGGCCATCAGGATCACTTCACCATGGTTGGCGGGCAGGAAAGCGCGCGCTCAACCTTGCATCTTGCCGACATCTTCCGCCTCGCCGACGCGGCGGGCCTTCTGCGCAATCCGGAAATGGCGGTGGCGCGGATGCGCATTGTGCTGCAGGCGAGGGGGGTGGAGGCATAACGTTGCGTCGTCCGGGCGCAGCGGGGAATGAAACGACGCGCTGCAGACCCGGACCGTCCACTGCGTGCCTATAACCGTCCCGGACACCGATGCACCATTCGCGCGATGTCCTCATGTTGCATCGCATTCGCGACGACCAGGAATATCAAATGCGTGACTTCTCCAACGATCATCGCTGGCTTTCGCTTAACACGGCAACCGTCCGCAAACAGGCCGACTTCATCGGCATTGTCGAAGCCTGCGTAAAAAGCGGCATCCGCGCCGTGTCGCCCTGGCGTGATCAGGTGGCGCATGTGGGTCTCAATCGCGCGGTGAGGGCGGTGAAAGATGCCGGCCTCGCGCTCTCAGGCTATTGCCGCGGCGGCATGTTCACCGCAGATGACGCGCACCGGCAGGAAGCGCGCGACGACAATCGCCGCGCGGTGGATGAAGCCAAGGCGCTCGGCGCGCCATGTCTCGTGCTGGTCGTCGGCGGGCTGCCACAATATTCGCGGCCGGGCAGCGCCGCTAGCAAGAATATCGGCGCGGCGCAGCGCCAGGTGGAGGACGGCATCGCCGAACTGCTCGATTATGCGCGCACTGCAAATATGCCGCTGGCGCTGGAGCCGCTGCATCCGATGTATGCTGCAGACCGCGCTTGTGTGAACACGATGCGGCAGGCGCTCGACATCTGCGAGCGACTCGATCCGGGCAACAGCGGGATGATGGGGCTCGCGGTCGACACCTATCATGTCTGGTGGGAC from Pseudorhodoplanes sp. includes these protein-coding regions:
- a CDS encoding Gfo/Idh/MocA family oxidoreductase, encoding MSSKRLGIIMHGVTGRMGMNQHLIRSILAIRKAGGVTLSDGSKVMPDPILVGRNPDKISALAQQYGVSRWATDLDKALLNPEDEIFFDAGTTQMRPGLLEKAIKAGKHIYCEKPIATDLAAAIKVCKLAKEAGVKNGVVQDKLFLPGLLKLKMLRDSGFFGRMIAVRGEFGYWVFEGDWQPAQRPSWNYRAEDGGGIILDMVCHWRYVLDNLFGEVKSVSCLGARHIPERWDEAGKKYKATADDAAYATFELADGVIAHINMSWVTRVYRDDLVTFQVDGTQGSAVAGLTDCVIQPRQGTPRPVWNPDEKQSIDFYSTWQPVPDNTFYDNGFKTQWEMFIRHVVENAPYKYTLVEGAKGVQLVENALQSWKERRFVDVPALKL
- a CDS encoding trehalose-6-phosphate synthase — protein: MIVSNRVAIPRAGSRAGGLEVAVLAALKKHPGIWFGWSGRVANKSLETKTIEADKISYVVTDLPKEDYNEYYNGFANRVLWPILHYRLDLAEFTRRDLGGYLRVNEHFAYELHKILRPDDIVWVHDYHFLTLAKALRERGHRNKIGFFLHTPFPPPEIITALPQHERIVWALSHYDLAGFQTEIDAANFARYVETECRYPEKTRWVFDTGERLMKIGVFPVGIEVESFSRMARRAARSSFVNGVLTSLSGRAMIIGVDRLDYSKGIDARIDAFEQFLAANPEWHNNVTYLQITPKSRSSIQEYAAMERLVSEKVGKVNGNYGEASWTPIRYINRTHSRTALAGLYHAARAALVTPLRDGMNLVAKEYVAAQNPEDPGVLILSRFAGAALECKPALLVNPYDTASVGATIARALSMPIEERRARHDALFRIISQNDINDWPDRFLSVLTGETEDKVPPQDTAIQPQRSFGFPRAVPGA
- a CDS encoding glycoside hydrolase family 15 protein, which translates into the protein MTDYGLDLAITGNGRTAALIEPGSRITWWCFPRFDSNPVFCRLLAGDEEKGFTDIVLNDLAEVASDYLRNTPVVVTTLTDSKGNAVRITDFAPRFQNFDRIYRAPQLIRIVEPAAGLPRISIRFRPAFGYGHPITNYSLGSNHIRYWGAGTQLRLTTDAPLSYIEGETPFVLSRPLHMVFGADEPFPGALAPTCRDFLDRTTAYWHEWVRRLNLSYDWQEAMIRAAITLKLSNFEETGGIIAAHTTSIPESPGTGRNWDYRYVWLRDAHFVVKALNRIGATQTMEDFIFYILNLVSEEMDSLRPVYSVVPSDPMDEWIPDKLPGYRADGPVRLGNAAAVQAQHDTYGSIILAAMPMFFDRRLPRMGDETLFRLLETLGEKAERYALTPDAGIWEYRGRQRVHTHSVAMCWAGCNRLAAIAERLGLRERAVYWNDVADRIHKAIIEQAWCEKRQAFTAAFGADDLDAAVLLLPELGVVDASDPRFMKTVAAMERELLRGKHMMRYASPDDFGMPEAAFLICRYWLIDAYWALGRRDQARELFVDSLRYRNRYGLMSEDIHLQTGELWGNFPQTYSMAGLVLTAMRLSRSWEDRYWRG
- a CDS encoding dihydrodipicolinate synthase family protein, whose protein sequence is MNRYERPQTGLAIALPRADRTLDAFRLSEPGNFPSKVQGPLNRISFAAAHVVADPLADNNPWLDTAVDWDRTIAFREHLWDLGFGVAEAMDTAQRGMGMSWPDSLELIRRSVAAAKPRQGLVFSGAGTDQLVVENAKTLDDVIRAYEEQISAIESFGGRIILMASRALAKVGKSGDDYAKVYGRILSQVKEPVIIHWLGDMFDPALAGYWGTRDLDKAMDIAVEIINAHASKVDGVKISLLDKDKEIAMRRRLAKGVRMYTGDDFNYAELIAGDAQGYSDALLGIFDAIAPAASAALVALAKNDRGQFDAILEPTVPLSRHIFRAPTRFYKTGVVFMAYLNGHQDHFTMVGGQESARSTLHLADIFRLADAAGLLRNPEMAVARMRIVLQARGVEA
- a CDS encoding sugar phosphate isomerase/epimerase family protein, whose product is MRDFSNDHRWLSLNTATVRKQADFIGIVEACVKSGIRAVSPWRDQVAHVGLNRAVRAVKDAGLALSGYCRGGMFTADDAHRQEARDDNRRAVDEAKALGAPCLVLVVGGLPQYSRPGSAASKNIGAAQRQVEDGIAELLDYARTANMPLALEPLHPMYAADRACVNTMRQALDICERLDPGNSGMMGLAVDTYHVWWDFEVLSQIKRAGKKRLLAFHVCDWLVPTKDLLLDRGMMGDGVIDIPYLRRAVEAEGFNSYVEVEILSNDWWSRPLGETVNTVVERFKTAV
- the otsB gene encoding trehalose-phosphatase gives rise to the protein MSQIISPNPANLNTPAEAGGVEEPQLPEEIDGRSTAVDFPIAFDETAILLDIDGTLLDIAPKPHDVHVSPELRRMLARLAQRLGGALGLISGRSLADIDYIFDPLRLAAVGGHGAEIRISPDATPHRMQSSPLDPALRRRFIEIGELDSGIIIEDKDYSLAIHYRLAPQLGGAVIKSVAAICEKYGCDGLSILPGKSVIEIKPRGFDKGSGLQDLMSFAPFAGRRPVFVGDDVTDEAAFAVLPRFSGIGVSVGGIVPGASFNFDGPKDVRLWLQRLSDRQEAR